One genomic window of Prochlorococcus marinus str. NATL2A includes the following:
- a CDS encoding photosystem II reaction center protein J produces the protein MSKLKGPDGRAGDRLPNGMPAVSWERRWTEGALPLWLVATAGGTAVIFVLGIFFYGSYTGIGNAG, from the coding sequence ATGAGCAAATTAAAAGGACCTGATGGACGAGCAGGAGATCGTCTGCCAAATGGTATGCCTGCAGTCTCCTGGGAAAGAAGGTGGACAGAGGGAGCACTACCTTTGTGGTTAGTCGCTACTGCAGGTGGAACAGCTGTTATTTTTGTTCTTGGTATTTTCTTTTACGGTTCTTACACTGGTATTGGTAACGCTGGTTAG
- a CDS encoding rubredoxin gives MSFEPKNSNEEFDPKGNRFECMSCGFIYDPDEGIKKLNIEPGTAFLDIDREKFRCPVCRVGFGGYKDIGPKSKPSGFEENLTYGFGFNKLPSGQKNVLIFGSLALAAACFLSLYSLK, from the coding sequence ATTTCATTTGAACCAAAAAACTCAAACGAGGAATTTGATCCAAAAGGAAATCGCTTCGAATGTATGAGCTGTGGTTTTATTTATGATCCTGATGAGGGTATAAAAAAGCTAAATATTGAACCAGGAACAGCATTCCTAGACATAGATAGAGAGAAGTTTAGATGTCCAGTCTGTCGAGTAGGATTTGGTGGATACAAGGATATTGGCCCTAAATCAAAGCCTAGTGGATTTGAAGAAAACCTTACTTATGGCTTTGGATTTAATAAACTTCCTTCAGGCCAGAAAAACGTTCTTATTTTTGGAAGTCTGGCTTTAGCCGCTGCCTGTTTTCTCTCTCTTTATTCTTTGAAATGA
- the yvcK gene encoding uridine diphosphate-N-acetylglucosamine-binding protein YvcK yields the protein MNKRRKRKLRRATLRKSLLASLSFHLYSRFKRAIRWLLPGLVVKRWMMTSGLGLLIALIGASIWADLRPIYWVVEILFWFLGFITTFLPRTISGPIVFLIGISLLIWGQGRSFESIRQALGPKKDTFLVDALRAKQKLNRGPNIVAIGGGTGLSSLLKGLKRYSSRITAIVTVADDGGSSGVLRRELGVQPPGDIRNCLAALATEEPLIKGLFQYRFPSGSGLEGHSFGNLFLSALTAITGSLETAITASSRVLAVQGQVVPATNVDVRLWAELENGDRIDGESAIGKAPLPIVRIGCYPSRPPALPRALEAIRNAEIILIGPGSLYTSILPNLLVPEIVEAIEKSKAPKLYVCNLMTQPGETDGLDVTGHVRAIEAQLASRGISRKIFSSILAQDELKPSPLVDYYKSKGAEPVKCNKIDLLSRGYNVYLASLQGSKVTPTLRHDPRSLALAIMRFYRRYKKGK from the coding sequence TTGAACAAAAGAAGAAAAAGAAAATTAAGAAGAGCCACCTTGCGTAAAAGCCTTCTCGCTAGCTTGTCTTTTCATCTTTACTCTCGCTTCAAAAGAGCTATTAGATGGCTGTTGCCTGGATTAGTAGTCAAAAGGTGGATGATGACATCTGGATTGGGCTTGTTAATTGCTTTGATTGGAGCCTCTATTTGGGCTGACTTGCGTCCAATTTATTGGGTAGTTGAAATACTTTTTTGGTTTTTAGGATTTATAACTACTTTTTTACCTAGAACCATTTCTGGACCCATAGTCTTTTTGATAGGAATTTCTCTTTTAATTTGGGGTCAAGGGAGAAGTTTTGAATCTATTAGGCAGGCTTTAGGTCCAAAAAAAGATACTTTTTTGGTTGATGCTTTAAGAGCTAAGCAAAAATTAAATAGAGGTCCAAATATTGTTGCTATTGGAGGAGGAACAGGTTTATCTTCATTATTAAAAGGCTTAAAAAGATATAGCAGCCGAATCACGGCAATAGTGACTGTTGCTGATGATGGAGGAAGTAGTGGAGTTCTTAGGAGAGAACTGGGTGTTCAGCCTCCAGGAGATATAAGGAATTGTTTAGCAGCTTTAGCAACAGAAGAACCCCTTATTAAAGGACTTTTTCAATATCGCTTTCCCTCAGGTAGTGGACTTGAGGGACATAGTTTTGGGAATCTTTTCCTATCTGCCTTGACTGCGATAACTGGAAGCTTAGAGACCGCAATTACTGCTTCAAGTCGTGTTCTTGCAGTTCAGGGTCAAGTTGTACCAGCAACTAATGTAGATGTTCGTTTGTGGGCGGAACTCGAAAATGGTGACCGAATAGATGGAGAGTCAGCCATAGGAAAAGCCCCTTTGCCAATAGTCAGAATCGGCTGTTACCCATCGCGACCCCCAGCTTTGCCAAGAGCTCTAGAAGCTATAAGAAATGCTGAAATTATTTTGATAGGTCCAGGAAGTTTATACACTTCAATTCTTCCAAACCTGCTTGTCCCTGAAATAGTCGAGGCGATTGAGAAGAGCAAAGCTCCTAAACTATATGTATGTAATTTGATGACTCAACCTGGAGAAACTGATGGACTTGACGTAACTGGTCATGTAAGGGCCATAGAAGCGCAATTGGCATCAAGAGGAATTTCTAGGAAAATATTTAGTTCAATACTTGCTCAAGATGAATTAAAACCATCCCCATTGGTTGATTACTACAAATCAAAAGGGGCTGAACCCGTCAAATGCAACAAGATTGATCTTTTATCTAGAGGATATAATGTTTATTTAGCTTCTCTTCAGGGTTCAAAGGTCACTCCAACTTTGAGGCACGACCCAAGAAGTCTCGCTTTAGCAATAATGAGGTTTTACAGAAGATACAAAAAAGGTAAATAA
- a CDS encoding ABC transporter ATP-binding protein — MPKNTQVMLMKDLSVELGSNKVLDSVNLAMMAGERLAIVGPSGSGKSTILRLLAGLLLPSEGSLKISGIDQNYLRLDQNSPPDVRLVFQNPALLASLTVKENVGFLLEKQKVLPEEIINKKVINCLQKVGLYDVADKFPNQLSGGMQKRVSFARALISDSKKGKGSIPLLLYDEPTAGLDPIACTRIEDLIIKTTEAAEGCSIVVSHVSSTIERTANRVLLLYGGKFQWDGSIDQFKQSENAYVKQFRTGNLQGPMQPEDS, encoded by the coding sequence GTGCCAAAAAACACTCAAGTAATGTTGATGAAAGATCTCAGTGTTGAACTGGGGTCAAACAAAGTCCTCGATTCAGTCAATCTAGCCATGATGGCTGGAGAGAGATTGGCAATTGTTGGTCCATCAGGCTCGGGCAAGTCAACAATACTTCGCTTACTCGCTGGTTTGCTCTTACCTTCTGAAGGAAGCCTTAAAATATCAGGTATTGATCAAAATTATTTAAGGCTTGATCAAAATAGTCCTCCTGATGTGAGATTAGTTTTTCAAAATCCAGCATTATTAGCATCATTAACTGTTAAGGAAAATGTAGGTTTTTTGCTTGAAAAACAGAAAGTTTTACCCGAGGAAATTATCAATAAAAAAGTCATAAATTGCTTACAGAAAGTGGGTTTATATGATGTTGCGGACAAATTTCCAAATCAACTGAGTGGAGGGATGCAAAAAAGAGTAAGTTTTGCTCGTGCATTAATCAGTGACTCCAAGAAAGGAAAAGGCTCTATTCCGCTTCTTTTATATGACGAACCAACTGCTGGTTTAGATCCAATAGCTTGTACTCGTATTGAAGATCTAATTATTAAAACAACTGAGGCTGCGGAAGGATGTTCAATTGTAGTTAGTCACGTTTCAAGTACAATTGAAAGAACAGCTAATAGAGTTCTTTTGCTTTACGGTGGCAAGTTTCAATGGGATGGATCCATAGATCAATTTAAACAAAGTGAAAATGCCTATGTAAAACAATTTCGCACAGGCAATCTTCAAGGACCAATGCAACCTGAGGACTCATAA
- the mtnP gene encoding S-methyl-5'-thioadenosine phosphorylase, with protein sequence MITEHDFLNISGTQSDAYDFKQARLGIIGGSGLYRIENLKDIVELSLDTPYGKPSNKLLIGNLFGIEIVFLARHGEKHTLNPSEIPYKANIWAMRSLNVRWLISASAVGSLKENIKPCDIVIPDQFIDRTHQRPLTFFNNGVVAHISMANPFCDILSQILSKEIEKLLTKDKKMHIGGTYLAMEGPAFSTRAESNLYRDWGCSIIGMTNHTEARLAKEAEIAYSSLSMVTDYDCWNQNCENVSVEMVIENLQENANFAKSIISAVAKRVSSLRPPSSFHSALKDALVTPEEHVPEKTKSKIKLFTDKYWH encoded by the coding sequence ATGATCACTGAACATGATTTTTTGAATATTTCGGGAACACAATCAGATGCCTACGATTTCAAACAAGCAAGATTAGGAATTATTGGCGGAAGCGGACTATATAGGATAGAAAATCTTAAAGACATAGTCGAGTTAAGCTTAGACACTCCCTATGGGAAACCATCTAATAAGTTACTAATAGGCAATCTATTTGGAATTGAGATTGTTTTTCTTGCTCGCCACGGAGAGAAACATACTTTAAATCCAAGTGAAATTCCATACAAAGCAAATATCTGGGCTATGCGCTCTCTAAATGTTAGATGGTTGATATCCGCATCAGCGGTGGGATCATTAAAAGAAAATATCAAACCTTGCGACATTGTTATTCCTGATCAATTTATTGATCGCACTCATCAAAGGCCATTGACTTTTTTCAACAATGGAGTTGTAGCGCACATAAGCATGGCAAATCCATTTTGCGACATTCTTTCTCAAATACTTTCGAAAGAAATAGAAAAACTTTTAACAAAAGACAAAAAAATGCATATTGGAGGAACATATCTTGCTATGGAGGGACCAGCCTTTTCAACAAGAGCAGAATCAAACTTATATAGAGATTGGGGATGCTCAATAATAGGTATGACAAACCATACTGAAGCTAGATTGGCAAAAGAAGCCGAAATCGCATATTCCAGCCTCTCAATGGTTACTGATTATGATTGCTGGAATCAAAATTGCGAAAATGTATCTGTAGAAATGGTCATTGAAAATCTCCAGGAAAATGCAAATTTTGCAAAATCAATAATTTCTGCTGTTGCTAAAAGAGTCTCATCATTAAGGCCGCCAAGCTCTTTTCACAGTGCATTAAAAGATGCCTTAGTCACCCCAGAAGAGCATGTTCCAGAAAAGACTAAAAGCAAGATCAAATTATTTACGGATAAATATTGGCATTAA
- the selD gene encoding selenide, water dikinase SelD, with the protein MFSDHLVLAGGGHTHALVLLQWAMNPKLKPAGMITLVNKASTTVYSGMFPGVIAGKYKIDEILIDLRKLALKAGVSFVMAEIEGINLKEKKLLLEGRPEIEYSLLSLNIGTKTNINSKLFNRGDKDLAVPIKPFSESYKFIVDQDIHKNDSSAKPFVIIGGGFAGIEIAFSLRKRWPKRPILLKVKSGRNINKNLLRNLKALDIEITQKQPSILYPKLICTGNKSFNWLKDSGLPIDENGRVLTKKTLQVLNYPELFAVGDCGVIKDYPRPSSGVWAVRAAKSLANNLEFITKGLKLEEWKPQRKAIQLLDINIRKKKSKAFISWGEVIIGPFDFLSSLKELIDKQFISKFDLVKDINSDMSSEEDMIKCRGCAAKLAFTPLSSALKKVDLIESSKDDSINIGILNSDKTLIQSVDGFPSLISDPWLNGRLLAFHSCSDIWACGGSVISAQSLINLPSISNNLQQELLYQVLEGINSALTIQGANLIGGHTLESRKISEEPFSLGIESSLTVNGVIDDKKYFWPKGGMRNGDEILISRSLGTGIIFSAFMNGQVKPYILDNVLKEMNKSQHEIVNYINQLTNLNPRSKIVNACTDITGFGLLGHLSEMLESTNSDQLKMNSEPFKVNLELDKIPLYDGVKELLDKGFESTLAPANQIFLKNIDGDKNLRFELTSNDSCSNRSFYNAMLKILVDPQTCGPLVVCCSSIYSEKLIQQGPWIKIGFISK; encoded by the coding sequence ATGTTCAGTGATCATCTAGTTTTAGCTGGTGGTGGTCATACTCATGCCCTTGTGTTGCTCCAGTGGGCAATGAATCCAAAATTGAAGCCTGCTGGAATGATTACTTTAGTTAATAAAGCAAGTACAACTGTTTATTCTGGAATGTTTCCAGGTGTCATAGCAGGTAAATACAAGATAGATGAAATACTAATTGATTTGAGGAAACTTGCTTTAAAAGCAGGAGTTTCATTTGTGATGGCAGAAATTGAGGGGATCAATCTTAAGGAAAAAAAGTTACTTTTAGAAGGACGGCCAGAAATTGAATATTCTCTATTATCCCTAAATATAGGAACAAAAACTAATATAAATTCTAAACTTTTTAATAGAGGTGATAAAGATTTAGCTGTTCCAATTAAACCTTTTTCTGAATCCTATAAATTTATTGTCGATCAAGATATCCACAAGAATGATTCTTCTGCAAAACCATTTGTAATTATTGGTGGTGGATTTGCTGGAATAGAAATAGCTTTTTCTTTAAGAAAAAGATGGCCAAAAAGGCCTATTTTATTAAAAGTCAAATCAGGAAGAAATATAAATAAAAACCTGCTAAGAAATTTAAAGGCCTTAGATATTGAAATCACACAAAAGCAACCATCTATTTTATATCCAAAATTAATATGTACCGGTAATAAATCATTTAATTGGTTAAAGGATAGTGGTTTACCTATAGATGAGAATGGGAGAGTTCTAACTAAAAAAACTCTTCAAGTCCTTAACTATCCAGAGTTATTTGCTGTAGGAGATTGTGGTGTCATTAAGGATTATCCTCGACCTTCTTCTGGAGTATGGGCAGTTCGTGCAGCAAAATCACTTGCAAATAATTTAGAGTTTATAACTAAGGGTTTAAAACTAGAGGAATGGAAACCTCAAAGAAAAGCAATACAACTGTTGGATATCAACATTAGAAAAAAGAAATCTAAAGCTTTTATTTCCTGGGGTGAAGTTATTATTGGTCCTTTTGATTTTTTATCAAGTTTAAAAGAATTAATTGATAAACAATTTATCTCTAAATTTGATCTAGTTAAAGATATAAATTCAGATATGTCTTCTGAAGAAGACATGATTAAATGTAGAGGATGTGCGGCTAAATTAGCTTTTACTCCATTAAGTTCAGCATTAAAAAAAGTAGATTTAATAGAATCTTCAAAAGATGATTCTATAAATATAGGGATATTAAATTCTGATAAAACTTTGATACAAAGTGTAGATGGATTCCCTTCTTTAATTAGTGATCCTTGGTTAAATGGAAGACTTTTGGCGTTTCATTCCTGTTCTGATATTTGGGCATGCGGAGGATCTGTGATCTCTGCACAGTCTCTTATTAATTTACCATCCATATCTAATAATTTACAGCAAGAATTGTTATATCAAGTTTTGGAAGGTATTAATTCTGCTTTAACTATCCAAGGTGCAAATCTTATAGGTGGACATACATTAGAATCAAGAAAAATATCTGAAGAGCCTTTTTCCCTAGGAATAGAAAGCTCATTAACTGTAAATGGGGTTATTGATGATAAAAAATATTTTTGGCCTAAGGGAGGAATGAGAAATGGAGATGAAATTTTAATTAGTCGTTCTTTGGGAACTGGAATTATTTTTTCTGCATTTATGAATGGTCAAGTAAAACCTTATATACTTGATAATGTCTTAAAAGAAATGAATAAAAGTCAGCATGAGATTGTTAATTATATTAATCAATTAACAAATCTAAATCCACGCTCAAAAATTGTTAATGCATGTACTGATATAACTGGATTTGGTTTGCTAGGTCATTTGTCAGAAATGTTGGAATCTACAAATAGTGATCAATTAAAGATGAATTCAGAACCATTTAAAGTCAATCTTGAACTGGATAAAATACCATTATATGATGGTGTGAAAGAACTTTTAGATAAAGGCTTTGAAAGCACTTTGGCCCCTGCAAATCAAATTTTCCTAAAAAATATTGATGGAGATAAAAACTTAAGGTTTGAGCTCACATCTAATGATTCTTGCTCTAATAGATCCTTTTATAATGCCATGCTGAAAATCTTAGTAGACCCACAAACTTGTGGCCCTTTGGTTGTTTGTTGTTCATCGATTTATTCAGAAAAACTTATACAGCAAGGACCTTGGATTAAAATAGGTTTTATTTCCAAATAA
- a CDS encoding photosystem II reaction center protein L, with protein MQVNPNPNKVPVELNRTSLYLGLLLVFVMGILFSSYFFN; from the coding sequence ATGCAAGTCAATCCAAATCCAAATAAAGTTCCGGTTGAATTAAACCGAACTAGTCTTTATCTTGGACTCTTACTTGTTTTTGTAATGGGAATTCTTTTTTCCAGTTACTTCTTTAACTAA
- the nuoB gene encoding NADH-quinone oxidoreductase subunit NuoB — translation MELNPLKKSPSSEAVRNLREASCGPVGTPTVTNDLSENIILTSLEDLHNWARLSSLWPLLYGTACCFIEFAALIGSRFDFDRFGLVPRSSPRQADLLIVAGTVTMKMAPALVRLYEQMPDPKYVIAMGACTITGGMFSADSTTAVRGVDKLIPVDLYLPGCPPRPEAIFDAVIKLRKKVANESISERSKITQTHRYLTIPHKMKRVESKVNGQYLKAKTQLIALNPSLSEEFDQSLKEVQKISEELSSN, via the coding sequence ATGGAGTTGAATCCCTTGAAAAAATCTCCCTCTTCTGAAGCTGTAAGAAATCTTAGAGAAGCTTCCTGCGGTCCAGTTGGGACGCCGACAGTAACGAATGATTTAAGCGAAAACATAATCCTCACTAGCCTTGAAGATCTTCATAACTGGGCAAGACTAAGTAGTCTTTGGCCTCTTCTTTATGGAACTGCTTGTTGTTTTATTGAATTTGCAGCTCTAATTGGATCTAGATTTGATTTTGACAGATTTGGATTAGTACCTAGGAGTTCTCCTAGACAAGCAGATCTACTAATAGTGGCAGGCACCGTCACAATGAAAATGGCACCTGCTCTTGTAAGGCTTTATGAGCAAATGCCAGATCCCAAATACGTAATAGCTATGGGAGCTTGCACTATTACTGGTGGAATGTTCAGCGCAGACTCCACCACGGCAGTCAGAGGTGTTGATAAGTTAATACCTGTTGATCTTTACCTTCCTGGATGTCCTCCAAGACCTGAAGCAATATTTGATGCTGTCATTAAATTAAGAAAAAAAGTTGCAAACGAATCAATCTCAGAAAGATCAAAAATTACCCAAACTCATCGTTATTTAACTATCCCTCATAAAATGAAGCGAGTCGAGTCAAAAGTAAATGGACAATACCTAAAGGCAAAAACTCAATTAATTGCTTTAAATCCTTCACTATCTGAAGAGTTTGATCAATCTTTAAAAGAGGTTCAAAAAATATCTGAAGAACTTTCAAGTAATTAA
- a CDS encoding NAD(P)H-quinone oxidoreductase subunit 3, with translation MFSLQGYEYFLGFLLISGAVPILALTTNKLIAPKSKAGERQLTYESGMEPIGGAWIQFNIRYYMFALVFVIFDVETVFLYPWAVAFHKLGLLAFIEALVFITILVVALAYAWRKGALEWS, from the coding sequence ATGTTTTCCCTTCAGGGTTATGAGTATTTTTTAGGATTTCTTCTTATTTCTGGAGCAGTTCCAATTCTTGCTCTCACAACAAATAAGTTAATAGCTCCAAAAAGCAAGGCAGGAGAAAGACAGCTTACATATGAATCTGGTATGGAGCCCATTGGAGGGGCATGGATTCAATTTAATATTCGTTACTACATGTTTGCTCTTGTTTTCGTTATATTTGATGTGGAGACAGTATTCCTTTACCCATGGGCAGTTGCATTTCACAAACTTGGGTTATTAGCATTTATAGAAGCTCTTGTTTTTATCACAATACTAGTTGTGGCATTAGCATACGCATGGAGAAAAGGTGCCCTTGAATGGAGTTGA
- the psbE gene encoding cytochrome b559 subunit alpha yields MAAGSTGERPFFEIITSVRYWIIHAVALPAIFVAGFLFVSSGLAYDAFGTPRPDTYFQAGESKAPVVVQRFDSKAELDTRLK; encoded by the coding sequence ATGGCTGCCGGCTCTACCGGGGAACGCCCGTTTTTTGAGATCATTACTAGTGTCCGCTATTGGATTATCCATGCGGTAGCACTTCCTGCGATCTTCGTGGCAGGATTCTTATTTGTGTCTTCTGGGCTTGCCTACGACGCTTTTGGAACTCCTAGACCAGATACGTATTTTCAGGCTGGAGAAAGCAAAGCTCCTGTTGTTGTTCAGCGCTTTGATTCCAAGGCGGAACTTGACACGCGTCTGAAATAA
- a CDS encoding MlaD family protein: protein MRRSLRDAFVGFSLLGGLVIFSGAMLWLRDFRLGSKTWEISASFKDASGLAKMSPVTYRGIIVGSVQNISFTPNTVETKIKINNDNLILPKPVIAKIVTSSMLGGDAQLSLISLGKSLNKNELITVNKDCPQKRILCSGDKIKGVEMVSISSLTEGINGIIDEADKQAIVNKVSESIQQFDRTQANLDELVLLSKSELIRAKPIISELTKASFHLNNILESLDNPETLKDIQELASTSSSLTKKIDQMSSDMGNIMEDKELINALKKVTIGLSKLFDDIYP from the coding sequence ATGCGAAGAAGTTTACGAGATGCTTTTGTTGGCTTTTCACTATTAGGTGGGTTAGTTATCTTTTCAGGAGCAATGCTCTGGTTAAGAGATTTTCGTTTAGGCTCAAAAACATGGGAAATATCTGCAAGCTTTAAAGATGCAAGTGGTCTTGCCAAGATGTCTCCAGTTACTTATCGGGGAATCATTGTTGGATCTGTTCAAAATATTAGTTTCACACCAAACACAGTTGAAACTAAAATAAAAATAAATAACGATAATCTAATTCTACCAAAACCTGTAATTGCCAAAATCGTCACAAGTTCTATGCTTGGAGGAGATGCTCAATTATCTTTAATATCACTAGGCAAATCATTAAATAAAAATGAACTAATTACAGTCAATAAAGATTGTCCTCAAAAAAGAATCTTATGTAGTGGAGATAAAATTAAAGGTGTTGAAATGGTTAGCATATCAAGCTTGACAGAGGGTATAAATGGAATTATTGATGAAGCTGATAAACAAGCAATAGTAAATAAAGTATCTGAATCTATTCAACAATTTGATCGAACTCAAGCTAATCTTGATGAACTTGTCTTGTTATCTAAATCAGAACTTATAAGAGCAAAGCCTATAATTTCTGAACTAACAAAAGCTTCTTTTCATTTAAATAATATTCTTGAAAGCCTAGACAATCCTGAGACTTTAAAAGATATTCAGGAACTTGCCTCAACATCTAGCTCTCTAACAAAGAAAATTGATCAAATGAGCTCAGATATGGGAAATATTATGGAAGACAAAGAACTTATAAATGCTCTAAAAAAGGTAACCATTGGTTTAAGTAAATTATTTGATGATATATATCCTTAA
- a CDS encoding photosynthesis system II assembly factor Ycf48 yields MKRLFSNVINLTLVLIVGVALSGCTVSNASIGSSSPWSLVDLDTEANPLDVDFVDDKNGFLVGTNRLILETNDGGITWKERNLDIPSEGNFRLISVDFKGQEGWIAGQPGLILHTTDGGKNWTRLDLGNKLPGDPYLITTIDTDIAELATTAGAIYKTTDAGTNWEAIVVDTSGSGGIRELRRTNNGGYISVSSLGNFFSVLRPGEEIWSPHQRASSKRVQSVGEQPNGDLWMLSRGAEIRFNADPDDIDSWSKPIIPIVNGYNYQDLVWDPSKSIWAAGGNGTLLVSNDEGKTWEKDPVGESVPTNFIRILFLDDLNSESPKGFVFGERGNLLRWQG; encoded by the coding sequence ATGAAACGTCTGTTTTCAAATGTCATTAATTTGACCCTTGTCTTAATAGTTGGAGTAGCTCTTAGTGGTTGTACTGTTAGCAATGCTTCCATAGGCTCATCAAGTCCTTGGTCACTAGTTGACCTAGATACTGAAGCAAATCCACTAGATGTTGACTTTGTAGATGACAAAAATGGGTTCTTAGTAGGGACAAACAGATTAATTCTTGAGACAAATGATGGAGGAATAACTTGGAAAGAAAGAAATTTAGACATACCAAGCGAAGGTAATTTTCGTTTAATAAGCGTTGATTTCAAAGGCCAAGAAGGTTGGATTGCAGGTCAACCAGGATTGATTCTTCATACCACTGATGGAGGAAAAAATTGGACTCGTCTTGATTTGGGAAATAAGTTACCTGGAGATCCGTATTTGATAACAACAATTGATACTGATATTGCTGAGTTAGCAACTACTGCCGGGGCAATTTATAAAACTACCGATGCTGGTACCAATTGGGAAGCAATCGTTGTTGATACTTCTGGCTCTGGAGGCATAAGAGAATTAAGACGTACAAATAACGGTGGATATATAAGTGTTAGTAGCCTTGGTAACTTCTTCTCAGTCCTAAGACCTGGAGAAGAGATATGGAGCCCTCATCAAAGAGCAAGTAGTAAGAGAGTTCAAAGTGTTGGTGAACAGCCAAATGGTGATTTATGGATGCTTTCTAGAGGAGCTGAAATCAGATTTAATGCAGATCCTGATGATATCGATTCATGGTCAAAGCCCATTATCCCAATAGTTAATGGGTATAACTATCAAGATCTTGTTTGGGATCCATCTAAGTCGATTTGGGCCGCTGGAGGAAATGGAACTTTATTAGTGAGCAATGATGAGGGAAAAACTTGGGAAAAAGACCCTGTTGGTGAATCTGTTCCAACAAATTTCATAAGAATTCTATTTCTGGACGATTTAAACAGTGAGAGTCCTAAGGGATTTGTATTTGGAGAAAGGGGCAATTTACTGCGGTGGCAGGGTTGA
- a CDS encoding NAD(P)H-quinone oxidoreductase subunit J — protein MTNDSEIVVEEKISGPISDWLSNNGFENIPLKEDHLGIEVIKISPNNLLTIVEALKNDGFNYLQCQGGYDEGPGLNIVCFYNLIEMNELKEDISPREVRLKVFLDRNGDLTVPSLYSLFRGADWQERETFDMYGVNFQGHPHPKRLLMPEDWKGWPLRKDYVQPDFYEMQDAY, from the coding sequence ATGACAAACGATTCGGAAATTGTAGTTGAAGAAAAAATCTCAGGTCCAATAAGCGATTGGCTCTCTAACAATGGATTTGAAAACATTCCTCTCAAAGAAGACCACTTAGGAATTGAAGTTATAAAAATCTCCCCAAACAATCTCTTAACAATAGTTGAAGCGTTAAAAAATGATGGATTTAATTATCTGCAATGCCAAGGTGGCTATGACGAAGGTCCTGGTTTAAATATAGTTTGTTTTTATAATCTAATAGAAATGAATGAATTAAAAGAAGATATTTCTCCTCGCGAAGTAAGATTAAAAGTATTCCTAGATCGCAATGGGGACCTAACTGTTCCAAGTTTATATAGTCTTTTCAGAGGAGCTGATTGGCAAGAAAGAGAAACATTCGATATGTATGGTGTTAACTTCCAAGGTCATCCTCATCCCAAAAGACTTTTAATGCCTGAAGACTGGAAAGGATGGCCTCTCAGAAAAGACTATGTGCAGCCTGATTTTTATGAAATGCAAGATGCATACTAA